One window from the genome of Lepisosteus oculatus isolate fLepOcu1 chromosome 21, fLepOcu1.hap2, whole genome shotgun sequence encodes:
- the slc6a5 gene encoding sodium- and chloride-dependent glycine transporter 2 isoform X1 encodes MEFSDQRDMTKQPVNSPANFNPLSQTEGAVGVITNKPEHVQNLPSEVQSQTQPAKVSKSPSTERRTFSPAENKPGETEGIKACGTLKNAVPVPVTSAIRKDSLEPALPQKDDSTTVHGKSMSSHCKEVVPNESVMKSTVEQNSATGNWTAMSQTTVVLGTDGNTSVLPGTVSGDDDDEEGDENKARGNWSNKLDFILSMVGYAVGLGNVWRFPYLAFQNGGGAFLIPYLIMLALAGIPIFLLEVSLGQFASQGPVSVWKAIPALQGCGIAMLIISVLIAIYYNIIMCWTLYYLFASLKNPLPWATCKNLWNTPDCKDKDMLDLDACVLRDKNITSIKNTTFCMSANAIGNLTKLTNLTSENKTFVSPSEEYFKYNVLHISKGIEYPGDIRWPLALCLFLAWVIVYASLAKGIKSSGKVVYFTATFPYVVLVILLIRGVTLPGAGSGILYFITPKWEKLNDAKVWKDAATQIFFSLSAAWGGLITLSSYNKFHNNCYRDTIIVTCTNSATSIFAGFVIFSVIGFMAHVLKVPIDRVADEGPGIAFVVYPEALTRLPVSPFWAIIFFLMLLTLGLDTMFATIETIVTSVSDEFPKYLRTHKPIFTLVCCICFFVLGFPMITESGMYMLQLVDTYAASYSLVIIAIFELVGISYIYGLQRFCEDIEMMIGFQPNKFWRICWAFVTPTILTFILCLSFYQWKVMTYEDYTYPTWSMVMGWLMVVCSVIWIPIMFVIKMHLAPGSFIERLKLVCSPQPDWGPFLSKHRGERYKNMIDPLGTNSLGLKLPPKDFELGSQLQ; translated from the exons ATG GAGTTTTCTGATCAAAGAGATATGACCAAACAGCCAGTTAACAGTCCTGCCAACTTTAATCCTTTATCACAAACCGAAGGAGCAGTTGGAGTTATAACAAACAAACCCGAGCATGTCCAAAACCTACCTTCCGAGGTCCAGTCACAGACGCAGCCAGCCAAGGTTTCTAAATCTCCTTCCACCGAAAGAAGAACTTTTTCTCCAGCTGAAAATAAGCCGGGCGAGACTGAGGGGATCAAGGCATGTGGGACGTTGAAAAACGCAGTCCCGGTTCCGGTCACCTCTGCAATCCGTAAGGATTCCTTGGAACCTGCGCTACCCCAAAAGGATGATTCTACAACTGTTCATGGCAAATCGATGTCTTCCCATTGTAAAGAAGTGGTACCTAATGAAAGCGTTATGAAAAGCACAGTGGAGCAAAACAGTGCCACAGGCAACTGGACAGCCATGAGCCAGACCACCGTTGTACTGGGCACAGATGGTAACACGTCTGTTCTGCCTGGCACCGTGTCCGGG GACGACGATGACGAAGAAGGAGATGAGAACAAAGCTAGAGGAAACTGGTCAAATAAACTGGATTTTATTCTCTCTATGGTTGGCTACGCTGTTGGTCTGGGTAATGTGTGGCGGTTTCCTTACCTAGCCTTTCAAAATGGAGGAG GTGCTTTTTTAATACCTTACCTGATAATGCTGGCCCTCGCTGGAATCCCCATATTTTTATTGGAAGTATCTCTGGGACAGTTTGCAAGCCAGGGCCCTGTTTCTGTATGGAAAGCCATTCCAGCGCTGCAAG GTTGTGGGATCGCAATGTTGATTATTTCTGTCTTAATAGCCATATACTACAATATAATTATGTGTTGGACACTTTACTACCTGTTCGCTTCGCTGAAGAACCCACTTCCGTGGGCTACGTGCAAAAATCTGTGGAACACTCCAGATTGTAAAGACAAGGACATGTTAGACTTGG ATGCCTGTGTGTTGCGAGATAAGAACATCACctccataaaaaacacaacctttTGTATGTCTGCGAATGCCATCGGTAATCTGACCAAATTAACCAATTTaacatctgaaaacaaaacatttgtcagCCCTAGTGAAGAATACTTCAA GTACAATGTATTGCACATTTCAAAAGGAATTGAATATCCAGGGGACATTCGGTGGCCTTTAGCCCTGTGTTTGTTTCTGGCTTGGGTCATTGTCTATGCATCTTTGGCAAAAGGAATTAAGTCATCAGGGAAA GTTGTGTATTTTACAGCTACATTCCCTTACGTGGTGCTGGTTATTCTTCTTATCAGAGGAGTCACTCTCCCAGGAGCGGGGTCTGGCATCCTTTACTTTATAACACCCAAATGGGAGAAGCTCAATGATGCTAAG GTGTGGAAGGATGCTGCTACTCAAATTTTCTTCTCCCTATCTGCAGCCTGGGGTGGATTAATCACTCTCTCATCCTACAACAAATTCCACAATAACTGTTACAG GGATACAATAATAGTGACGTGTACAAACAGTGCAACCAGCATCTTCGCAGGGTTTGTCATTTTCTCAGTCATTGGATTCATGGCACATGTGCTGAAAGTGCCTATTGACAGAGTTGCTGATGAAG GACCTGGTATTGCCTTTGTTGTTTATCCAGAAGCCTTGACTAGGCTTCCTGTCTCTCCATTTTGGGCCATCATTTTCTTCTTGATGTTGTTAACCCTTGGACTGGACACAATG tttgccACAATTGAGACAATTGTGACATCAGTGTCTGATGAGTTTCCTAAGTACCTGCGCACACACAAACCTATCTTCACTTTGGTGTGCTGTATCTGCTTTTTTGTGTTGGGGTTTCCCATGATAACAGAG AGTGGTATGTACATGTTGCAGCTAGTGGATACATATGCTGCCTCATATTCGCTTGTAATCATCGCCATTTTTGAATTGGTTGGAATTTCATATATATATG GGTTGCAGAGATTCTGTGAAGACATTGAAATGATGATTGGTTTTCAACCAAACAAGTTCTGGAGAATTTGCTGGGCTTTTGTCACTCCAAcaattcttaca TTCATTCTGTGCTTGAGCTTCTACCAGTGGAAGGTTATGACCTATGAAGACTACACGTATCCTACCTGGTCCATGGTTATGGGGTGGCTGATGGTTGTGTGTTCTGTCATCTGGATTCCCATTATGTTTGTGATTAAAATGCATCTAGCTCCTGGCTCTTTCATTGAG AGGCTTAAGTTGGTCTGCTCCCCACaaccagactggggtcccttcTTGTCCAAACACCGCGGAGAACGTTACAAGAACATGATCGATCCGCTGGGAACCAACTCTCTGGGACTCAAACTACCACCAAAGGATTTTGAGCTTGGATCTCAGTTGCAATAA
- the slc6a5 gene encoding sodium- and chloride-dependent glycine transporter 2 isoform X2 — protein MTKQPVNSPANFNPLSQTEGAVGVITNKPEHVQNLPSEVQSQTQPAKVSKSPSTERRTFSPAENKPGETEGIKACGTLKNAVPVPVTSAIRKDSLEPALPQKDDSTTVHGKSMSSHCKEVVPNESVMKSTVEQNSATGNWTAMSQTTVVLGTDGNTSVLPGTVSGDDDDEEGDENKARGNWSNKLDFILSMVGYAVGLGNVWRFPYLAFQNGGGAFLIPYLIMLALAGIPIFLLEVSLGQFASQGPVSVWKAIPALQGCGIAMLIISVLIAIYYNIIMCWTLYYLFASLKNPLPWATCKNLWNTPDCKDKDMLDLDACVLRDKNITSIKNTTFCMSANAIGNLTKLTNLTSENKTFVSPSEEYFKYNVLHISKGIEYPGDIRWPLALCLFLAWVIVYASLAKGIKSSGKVVYFTATFPYVVLVILLIRGVTLPGAGSGILYFITPKWEKLNDAKVWKDAATQIFFSLSAAWGGLITLSSYNKFHNNCYRDTIIVTCTNSATSIFAGFVIFSVIGFMAHVLKVPIDRVADEGPGIAFVVYPEALTRLPVSPFWAIIFFLMLLTLGLDTMFATIETIVTSVSDEFPKYLRTHKPIFTLVCCICFFVLGFPMITESGMYMLQLVDTYAASYSLVIIAIFELVGISYIYGLQRFCEDIEMMIGFQPNKFWRICWAFVTPTILTFILCLSFYQWKVMTYEDYTYPTWSMVMGWLMVVCSVIWIPIMFVIKMHLAPGSFIERLKLVCSPQPDWGPFLSKHRGERYKNMIDPLGTNSLGLKLPPKDFELGSQLQ, from the exons ATGACCAAACAGCCAGTTAACAGTCCTGCCAACTTTAATCCTTTATCACAAACCGAAGGAGCAGTTGGAGTTATAACAAACAAACCCGAGCATGTCCAAAACCTACCTTCCGAGGTCCAGTCACAGACGCAGCCAGCCAAGGTTTCTAAATCTCCTTCCACCGAAAGAAGAACTTTTTCTCCAGCTGAAAATAAGCCGGGCGAGACTGAGGGGATCAAGGCATGTGGGACGTTGAAAAACGCAGTCCCGGTTCCGGTCACCTCTGCAATCCGTAAGGATTCCTTGGAACCTGCGCTACCCCAAAAGGATGATTCTACAACTGTTCATGGCAAATCGATGTCTTCCCATTGTAAAGAAGTGGTACCTAATGAAAGCGTTATGAAAAGCACAGTGGAGCAAAACAGTGCCACAGGCAACTGGACAGCCATGAGCCAGACCACCGTTGTACTGGGCACAGATGGTAACACGTCTGTTCTGCCTGGCACCGTGTCCGGG GACGACGATGACGAAGAAGGAGATGAGAACAAAGCTAGAGGAAACTGGTCAAATAAACTGGATTTTATTCTCTCTATGGTTGGCTACGCTGTTGGTCTGGGTAATGTGTGGCGGTTTCCTTACCTAGCCTTTCAAAATGGAGGAG GTGCTTTTTTAATACCTTACCTGATAATGCTGGCCCTCGCTGGAATCCCCATATTTTTATTGGAAGTATCTCTGGGACAGTTTGCAAGCCAGGGCCCTGTTTCTGTATGGAAAGCCATTCCAGCGCTGCAAG GTTGTGGGATCGCAATGTTGATTATTTCTGTCTTAATAGCCATATACTACAATATAATTATGTGTTGGACACTTTACTACCTGTTCGCTTCGCTGAAGAACCCACTTCCGTGGGCTACGTGCAAAAATCTGTGGAACACTCCAGATTGTAAAGACAAGGACATGTTAGACTTGG ATGCCTGTGTGTTGCGAGATAAGAACATCACctccataaaaaacacaacctttTGTATGTCTGCGAATGCCATCGGTAATCTGACCAAATTAACCAATTTaacatctgaaaacaaaacatttgtcagCCCTAGTGAAGAATACTTCAA GTACAATGTATTGCACATTTCAAAAGGAATTGAATATCCAGGGGACATTCGGTGGCCTTTAGCCCTGTGTTTGTTTCTGGCTTGGGTCATTGTCTATGCATCTTTGGCAAAAGGAATTAAGTCATCAGGGAAA GTTGTGTATTTTACAGCTACATTCCCTTACGTGGTGCTGGTTATTCTTCTTATCAGAGGAGTCACTCTCCCAGGAGCGGGGTCTGGCATCCTTTACTTTATAACACCCAAATGGGAGAAGCTCAATGATGCTAAG GTGTGGAAGGATGCTGCTACTCAAATTTTCTTCTCCCTATCTGCAGCCTGGGGTGGATTAATCACTCTCTCATCCTACAACAAATTCCACAATAACTGTTACAG GGATACAATAATAGTGACGTGTACAAACAGTGCAACCAGCATCTTCGCAGGGTTTGTCATTTTCTCAGTCATTGGATTCATGGCACATGTGCTGAAAGTGCCTATTGACAGAGTTGCTGATGAAG GACCTGGTATTGCCTTTGTTGTTTATCCAGAAGCCTTGACTAGGCTTCCTGTCTCTCCATTTTGGGCCATCATTTTCTTCTTGATGTTGTTAACCCTTGGACTGGACACAATG tttgccACAATTGAGACAATTGTGACATCAGTGTCTGATGAGTTTCCTAAGTACCTGCGCACACACAAACCTATCTTCACTTTGGTGTGCTGTATCTGCTTTTTTGTGTTGGGGTTTCCCATGATAACAGAG AGTGGTATGTACATGTTGCAGCTAGTGGATACATATGCTGCCTCATATTCGCTTGTAATCATCGCCATTTTTGAATTGGTTGGAATTTCATATATATATG GGTTGCAGAGATTCTGTGAAGACATTGAAATGATGATTGGTTTTCAACCAAACAAGTTCTGGAGAATTTGCTGGGCTTTTGTCACTCCAAcaattcttaca TTCATTCTGTGCTTGAGCTTCTACCAGTGGAAGGTTATGACCTATGAAGACTACACGTATCCTACCTGGTCCATGGTTATGGGGTGGCTGATGGTTGTGTGTTCTGTCATCTGGATTCCCATTATGTTTGTGATTAAAATGCATCTAGCTCCTGGCTCTTTCATTGAG AGGCTTAAGTTGGTCTGCTCCCCACaaccagactggggtcccttcTTGTCCAAACACCGCGGAGAACGTTACAAGAACATGATCGATCCGCTGGGAACCAACTCTCTGGGACTCAAACTACCACCAAAGGATTTTGAGCTTGGATCTCAGTTGCAATAA